The Camelina sativa cultivar DH55 chromosome 16, Cs, whole genome shotgun sequence sequence TTCCAAAACcaagatcttcttcatcataaCCAACAAAACATGATTCAATACACTAATTCTTCTAATACTTCATCATctatatcctcttcttcattctaTTCTTCCTCTTCCCAACCTTCCAAAAAGATGCGTCCTAATGATCCCTTAGTCTCTACTAATCCTGGCCTGAACCCGATCCCCGACTCACCGATGAAATTTCAAATGTTTTCTCTTTACAACAATAGCCTTGATGAGAATGACAATAGCCACTTtggtttctctcttcctttgtcCTCATCGTCTTCGTCCAACGAGTTTTGCAATCCCAACCACATCCTTGAGTTTCTATCTGAGAATTCGGACACAAGCAATTACCATAAGAAAGACATCGATGCTTTGAGTTACAGTTCATTGCTTATGGGAGATCATGAGGTGAGACCGAGTTCTTTCCCTTTAGGACTAGAAAATACTGTCCTAGAGCTTCCTTCAAACCAAACAACGATCGATTCGTTCAGTTCTAATCCTATTCTCGACAATGGTGTCCATCTTGAACCACCTGCGGGCAACAGTGGACTGCTTGATGCCCTCTTGGAGGAGTCTCAAGCCTTATCTCGTGGCCGACTCTTCAAGGACGTTAGGGTTTCCTCAAGTGATCTATGTAACTTTCAAGAGGAGAGGATGAAGATGGACTTTGAGAATCGGTTAACTGATCATCTTAACTCTTCTCATCAATCATCACTCGGTAAGAACATATACTCCATCTGtctctaaaagattgatgtttataagtttttacatattctaagaaaacaatgattactgagtttaaatatattttttctttgactaaagaaatattatttaattttaaaccaatagcaattcaaaattttaaatactttcaataattattttttgaagtttacaaaacatcaatttttgtggaacaaaaaaatatcccaaaacatcaatattttaTGAGAGAGAAGGAGTACTTCACactatcttcatttttttctttttttgttaaaaccaatcCTTGTTGCATAGTAACCAAGTGGAAGTGTTAAATCCggatttcaatttgattttttgttttgttttgggtttttttttttattattatcaagaAATCAGTAATCAAGTGAAATTGAATCTGGTATGGATTTTTGATTCTTCGGTTATATCGAAGAGATAGATATTATAATCTTAGGTCTAGTCAactctttcatttttaattagtgTTTGATATTATATAACTTGGGTTGGACGAAACAGGAACAAACCCTAATATTCAGAAGTACAATGAGccaacaatggtgaaagcaacggtggatgatgatgacgacttATTGATGAGCCTTCTCAACAACTTCCCTTCAACAACGACGCCGTTGCCTGATTGGTACCGGATGACGGAAATCCAAAACGAAGCCTCATATCTTGCCCCAACGAGCGGATCAATTCTTATGGGAAATTATCAAGGTAACAGCAGGGAGGAGGAACCAGCCACGGTGACGCCTTCGTCCAGTGTAGATCCAACGGCCTCGTTGGGGACATGCTATTGGAGCAACATGCCTAGAATTTGTTAATTTGGAACATCCTCATGAGCAATATACCATTTCTTTGATttgggaaaaagaaagctaatTGTGAGCTTAATTTGTCTTTGTTGTGTAAAAACTTCTTCAGAGTAATCGATTTGGGATGTGTTATGAACTTAAATGTTAACATGCTTTCAAGGggccaacaaaacaaaaaagaaatataaaggGATGAGAATGAGctttttactttcttgtttttgttaaatcatGGTACAAATCGAACTTAATTATAGCATAACAATAAATGAATttctacaagaaaaataattgcaTTTAAATGACCATGTAGTATgatatcctttttttcttttgtctaaaTCCAAGTACACAACCATGTGGTGACTAAATACATGGAGAATATGAAAATTATCATTATTTTCGCAAGTGGAATATATATGTCAAAGTTGCcaacatatttattaaaaaatgatagTATTTTCTATTTACTTGATCATGTTCAGGCAAATCCTAATCTTGAGTTTAttgttgtttagatttttaacaATGGAACTACTAATTAATTTGCCTTTCGCTACGGCAAGTAGTGAACCAGTACCACTACCACCTATAACATATGTaatgtaatttgaattttttttttcaaggagAATTGTTATTACACACgtaagaagcaaagaagagctAGAGAGTAGGAAATATCGGGGAGGAGAATGTGATTGGGCAAGTGAGACGACTTGTTGCATCCACTGCCATTGGCTTATGTCATTTGCATATTATTATTTCCTTAAATTTCGGCACCTCtggaaagaaaaatgaaaaatgaagatAGAATAATAATGCAACAACTAGTCCATCCACACATCAAAGGTTCCTTAGTCTTTTCTACTTGCACCTTATCCGAGTTCTGACATCACACTGCTGTTCCTAGATCTGAAGtctctttatttctttacaCATCCATATAGATCCCTAAATTGATGTCACTTCTTATGACCCCAAAGCTAAGGAAATAAAACGTGATCCTcaaaatatgctttatttttctttcttcttaagTTCCTCAAATTATAGTAATAATTCTCTAGAATGCTATGTCATATAATACTGAATcaaatgcaagaaaaaaaaaagtaccactAAGATATAAAGGTTAAGAAAAGGACTCATTCCAAAATTAGCATCAATATGCTACTAGAGATGCtataaaattctagattctGAACTGTCTAGATCTGACAATTCTTACTCTTCTAGATACTGGATTTTTCAGAACCTGACAGAACAAGTCTTTACATATATCAATTTGTTAGTTTTGAAGAGGCGGGCCAAGCCTGAAAATGTCAGAAATTACATTCTGAAATTGTATTCCATTCACGACCATTGACAAAGTCATATATTAATCTGCAATTGAGtggaaaaaataatcaaattttagagTACAAAAAGACAACATACACTAGTTGCTCACCAAACAAAACACTTGCATCAAAACTATACACACAacttcaaataaattaaaaagctacAAATTagaccacacacacacacacacagaaaaaaaaagcttctgaatatttttttcaagtgaCTATTGTTCTTTTATGAGACTGCATTGAAAAACAAACACACTTAGCTTTCATGGCTTCCACTTCACTCCCATACTCTCTGAATTTATATTCCTCCTGCTGTTTAAACGTTGGAGGAATTTTCCCTTCGCTGTAACATTGGTTACAGAGGCTAAACCCGGTTTTCACTTCCTTAAACCGAGACCCGATAACCGGATACCTACAAACCGAACAAACCTGGTTCCCATGTCGATTCCTATCTCTTGTTTCGAGTTTCACAACAGTCGACATGATACCAAACCCCCACTCTGAGTCATCGTACATCCCAAGAAACTGGTTGAACGTTACCGTTGAAGTATCATCCGTTGCTCCTCCATGGACTTCTAACATTTCGCTCATTCCTTGTGACGGTATGTAGATAGCTCTCAACAGTTTGATGTATCTAACAGCTTCCATCTTTGTAATCTGAGAGCTTCCTTCGTTTACAGGTCTCCAAAGAAGCGCATCGAATGCAACTCTTTTCCTTTTGTCTGGATGGCCACCACATAAAGGAGCAATCACCGCGTAAAACATTCCTAAATCAACTCTTCCCGACCTTGAATCATCGAGCACTGAGAGGATTTTCTCGTTTATGGCCTTGACCGCTCCTTGAAAAGTTTCAGGTTTCAGGACATTAAGCAGACGCCGGAGAATCTCTTCTAAGTTTGGTCTCCTTATAGATTTTGTTGGTCCTCCATTGCCTGAATAAGATACAGGAACATTGTTgtctctcatctctcttcttaATGCTTCAACATCGCATTTCCAAAGCCTTGTAACTCTCTGGAAGGCTCTAATTTGAAGTGCTATGGCTAAATCTGGTCTTAAAGTAGTCTTCTCGCCTACCGTCTTGAACTTAGAAGGTTCCACAACGATGAACGGACCTTCTTCGATCACATTATTACcatttttgacttttttcttCTGCAACTGTTTCAGATGAGATATCGCATCGTGCAATTCAACTCGGTTTGTCATTTTCAGAGCTTCCTTCAAAGCCCTTTTAGCATCTTCAGTCTCTCCAGCGCCCAACAGAGACACAGCCTTGTTTAACTGAGCCCTCCAATGGTTAGGCCACACAGCTAAAACTCTAGTGTACATCTCTGAAGCTCTCTGAAACCTACCCAAATCCATATAAAGCCCACCGAGGTTATAAAGAGCATCAACATGACCAGGTTTCAAATCTATAGCTCTCTGGAAAACCTCAATAGCTCTCTCATCCTCACCCATAGCATGGAGCGACGAAGCCAAATCACAATGCGCATCCGCATAATCTGGTTTCAAATATATAGCTTCCTCTAAAGCCTTCACAGCAGCTCTATACTCTCCTACACCGAACAGAGCACTACCTAGTAGCTTCAAGGCTCTATAATGCGTTGGACAAAGAATCGCAGCCTCTCTATAATACTCACAAGCATTCCAAACCATACCTTCACCTTCAAGAGAGATACCAAGGTTAACATAAATCTGAGGAAGCAAGTAAGCCCATTGATTCCCACCGGACTCTGCAGCTTCCAAGGCCAACAAAAACTCATCTTTCGACTCTTTATACTTGCCCAACACATAAAGACAATTCCCAGCTTTGAAATGAGGTCTCACATCCGTCGGCTGCAACTCACAAGCTCTCTTGAAGCTAACAAAAGCTTCTTTAAACAACTGATGCTCATACAAAACCCTACCAATCGCCATATGTCCATCAAATGCTTCTTCTCTTGATCTAGCACCGTCAGCTTTACTTCTCAACACTCCTAGTTCCTTAACAAACACCGAGTAATCATGACTCGATTCTTCCCAATAGATTCTCTTATCAGAAATATCCGAAGACGGACCTAACTCTCTAGACCATCCAGCATCAGAGAACGCATccacattattattattgttactaTCCGCTTTCAATTTCCCATCTTTCTCATGCTTAGACTTCAACCTCTTCACAAGAATCTCCAAATCATCAACAAGCTTCCACGTCTCATCGAAAACGATTCCATGGTTGGGAGAAACCGCCCAAGCAGCCGTCCTCTGCTGCTTCTGAGCCTCAACAGCTCTCTCATCAGTaatcgaagaagacgaagcttcCGAGCCACCGCCACCTTTTGTCGTCTCATCGGCGTTGTTAAACTCAATTCCTAAAGCGTCGAAATCACGATCAACGTCTCCGGCTCCGTCGTCGTAAGTACGGAGAAGACCGTCAAAGGTCAAACCTTTATCACCGTCGATGAACTCAGCGTAGGTACGAAAGACTTCGTCGAGAATCGCGCTGATTTGTTCGTCGCTGAATTTAACCCTAGGGTTTACAGCTACGACGAGAGACGACATCTCTTCACGGCTTAACCCACCGTCACGATTCATGTCGAATTGCTGGAATATTCTCTTCACTTTCTCCGATCTGCTTCCTCTCgtcgtcatttttttttccctcaccggaaaaataaaataaaaatccaaacttttttttttttttttctgtttcccCCACAAAATCAGGGCTCAGGAATGGAACACACCAGTCGAGAAAAAGTGAGAATCCAATGTAGCAAAACACTAATTACGGATCAAAATCGAAGCTTTTTTTATTGTGTGAAGAGAAAAAGTTGctaaatttaaagaaagaagaagaaattgtaaaaaaaaaaaaaaatggaacaagaGTCTCGCTCTCGAGCTgtctatttgttttcttgtctgtGTATAAGAAAAACTCAGATAGTGGACAGGAGATAACGGTGCTGTTGTTGTTCTCTGTTCTGTTCTCTCTGCTCTGTGGGCTTTTTAAACTCTtatctttaattatatttctaattttgctaaattcttacaaaatatttgtCTTCTAATTTTAATTCGAGAAAAGTAAGTACAACTACTAATCTATAAATTTAGTTCAATTAATCAATACcaatttaatttgaatatttcaatttattGAAGAAGTCAATTCTCCACTTGTATTAGAAGTTTGAAATTAGTACTATTTAGAtaacgagagagaagaaataaaatgatGCATTTATTAGGCTAATAAATGccaaataaaagaacaaacctTAGTTTACTCCAATCCACATTATCCTTAATGTGGTAATCAAACTATTTCAGGAAactaaaattttactttttttttatatatcctaATTTGAAAAAGTTTGGTATATTACTTGGAAAATTCCTTCAAACTCTATGGATACATATAGTTTTTTGCTAgtaaaccaaattcacaaaccgAAACTGGTTTGGATCGAGTTCTaagagaagagagggagaaCAATGGGAAAACCTGAGAAGAAGCTTATACAGTACATTTGGATTTGGTCTAACTAGTTTGCAGAATGATTACGCCG is a genomic window containing:
- the LOC104749618 gene encoding uncharacterized TPR repeat-containing protein At2g32450-like gives rise to the protein MTTRGSRSEKVKRIFQQFDMNRDGGLSREEMSSLVVAVNPRVKFSDEQISAILDEVFRTYAEFIDGDKGLTFDGLLRTYDDGAGDVDRDFDALGIEFNNADETTKGGGGSEASSSSITDERAVEAQKQQRTAAWAVSPNHGIVFDETWKLVDDLEILVKRLKSKHEKDGKLKADSNNNNNVDAFSDAGWSRELGPSSDISDKRIYWEESSHDYSVFVKELGVLRSKADGARSREEAFDGHMAIGRVLYEHQLFKEAFVSFKRACELQPTDVRPHFKAGNCLYVLGKYKESKDEFLLALEAAESGGNQWAYLLPQIYVNLGISLEGEGMVWNACEYYREAAILCPTHYRALKLLGSALFGVGEYRAAVKALEEAIYLKPDYADAHCDLASSLHAMGEDERAIEVFQRAIDLKPGHVDALYNLGGLYMDLGRFQRASEMYTRVLAVWPNHWRAQLNKAVSLLGAGETEDAKRALKEALKMTNRVELHDAISHLKQLQKKKVKNGNNVIEEGPFIVVEPSKFKTVGEKTTLRPDLAIALQIRAFQRVTRLWKCDVEALRREMRDNNVPVSYSGNGGPTKSIRRPNLEEILRRLLNVLKPETFQGAVKAINEKILSVLDDSRSGRVDLGMFYAVIAPLCGGHPDKRKRVAFDALLWRPVNEGSSQITKMEAVRYIKLLRAIYIPSQGMSEMLEVHGGATDDTSTVTFNQFLGMYDDSEWGFGIMSTVVKLETRDRNRHGNQVCSVCRYPVIGSRFKEVKTGFSLCNQCYSEGKIPPTFKQQEEYKFREYGSEVEAMKAKCVCFSMQSHKRTIVT